A window of the Canis aureus isolate CA01 chromosome 29, VMU_Caureus_v.1.0, whole genome shotgun sequence genome harbors these coding sequences:
- the HIF1AN gene encoding hypoxia-inducible factor 1-alpha inhibitor isoform X2 has product MANFQNFKPRSNREEMKFHEFVEKLQDIQQQGGEERLYLQQTLNDTVGRKIVMDFLGFNWNWINKQQGKRGWGQLTSNLLLIGMEGNVTPAHYDEQQNFFAQIKGHKRCILFPPDQFECLYPYPVHHPCDRQSQVDFDNPDYERFPNFQNVVGYETVVGPGDVLYIPMYWWHHIESLLNGGITITVNFWYKGAPTPKRIEYPLKAHQKVAIMRNIEKMLGEALGNPQEVGPLLNTMIKGRYN; this is encoded by the exons ATGGCTAACTTCCAGAACTTTAAACCCAGGTCCAACAGGGAGGAAATGAAATTTCATGAGTTTGTTGAGAAACTGCAGGATATACAGCAgcaaggaggggaagagag GTTGTATCTGCAGCAAACACTCAATGACACTGTGGGCCGGAAGATTGTCATGGACTTCTTGGGTTTTAACTGGAACTGGATTAATAAGCAACAGGGAAAGCGTGGTTGGGGACAGCTGACATCCAACCTGCTGCTCATCGGCATGGAAG GAAATGTAACACCTGCTCACTATGATGAGCAGCAGAACTTCTTTGCTCAGATAAAAGGCCACAAGCGATGCATTTTATTCCCTCCGGATCAGTTTGAGTGCCTGTACCCATATCCTGTTCATCACCCATGTGACAGACAGAGCCAG GTGGACTTTGACAATCCTGACTACGAGAGGTTTCCCAATTTCCAGAACGTGGTTGGTTATGAAACAGTGGTTGGCCCTGGTGATGTTCTTTACATCCCAATGTACTG gTGGCATCACATAGAGTCATTACTAAATGGGGGGATTACCATCACTGTGAACTTCTGGTATAAG GGGGCCCCCACCCCTAAGAGAATTGAATATCCTCTCAAAGCCCATCAGAAAGTGGCCATAATGAGAAACATTGAGAAGATGCTTGGAGAGGCCTTGGGGAACCCACAAGAG GTGGGGCCCTTGTTGAACACAATGATCAAGGGTCGATACAACTAG
- the HIF1AN gene encoding hypoxia-inducible factor 1-alpha inhibitor isoform X1 has protein sequence MAATATEAAASGSEEPREEAEAPSLAWDESQLRSYSFPTRPIPRLSQSDPRAEELIENEEPVVLTDTNLVYPALKWDLEYLQENIGNGDFSVYSASTHKFLYYDEKKMANFQNFKPRSNREEMKFHEFVEKLQDIQQQGGEERLYLQQTLNDTVGRKIVMDFLGFNWNWINKQQGKRGWGQLTSNLLLIGMEGNVTPAHYDEQQNFFAQIKGHKRCILFPPDQFECLYPYPVHHPCDRQSQVDFDNPDYERFPNFQNVVGYETVVGPGDVLYIPMYWWHHIESLLNGGITITVNFWYKGAPTPKRIEYPLKAHQKVAIMRNIEKMLGEALGNPQEVGPLLNTMIKGRYN, from the exons ATGGCGGCGACAGCAACGGAGGCTGCGGCCTCCGGCTCTGAAGAACCCCGGGAAGAGGCTGAAGCCCCCAGCCTCGCCTGGGATGAGTCCCAACTGCGTAGTTATAGCTTCCCGACCCGGCCCATCCCGCGTCTGAGTCAGAGCGACCCCCGGGCGGAGGAGCTTATCGAGAATGAG GAGCCTGTGGTGCTGACAGACACAAATCTTGTGTATCCTGCTCTGAAATGGGACCTTGAATACCTGCAGGAGAACATTGGCAACGGAGACTTCTCTGTGTACAGTGCCAGCACCCACAAGTTCTTGTACTATGATGAGAAGAAGATGGCTAACTTCCAGAACTTTAAACCCAGGTCCAACAGGGAGGAAATGAAATTTCATGAGTTTGTTGAGAAACTGCAGGATATACAGCAgcaaggaggggaagagag GTTGTATCTGCAGCAAACACTCAATGACACTGTGGGCCGGAAGATTGTCATGGACTTCTTGGGTTTTAACTGGAACTGGATTAATAAGCAACAGGGAAAGCGTGGTTGGGGACAGCTGACATCCAACCTGCTGCTCATCGGCATGGAAG GAAATGTAACACCTGCTCACTATGATGAGCAGCAGAACTTCTTTGCTCAGATAAAAGGCCACAAGCGATGCATTTTATTCCCTCCGGATCAGTTTGAGTGCCTGTACCCATATCCTGTTCATCACCCATGTGACAGACAGAGCCAG GTGGACTTTGACAATCCTGACTACGAGAGGTTTCCCAATTTCCAGAACGTGGTTGGTTATGAAACAGTGGTTGGCCCTGGTGATGTTCTTTACATCCCAATGTACTG gTGGCATCACATAGAGTCATTACTAAATGGGGGGATTACCATCACTGTGAACTTCTGGTATAAG GGGGCCCCCACCCCTAAGAGAATTGAATATCCTCTCAAAGCCCATCAGAAAGTGGCCATAATGAGAAACATTGAGAAGATGCTTGGAGAGGCCTTGGGGAACCCACAAGAG GTGGGGCCCTTGTTGAACACAATGATCAAGGGTCGATACAACTAG